A genomic stretch from Planctomycetaceae bacterium includes:
- a CDS encoding recombinase family protein: MADENENICGRTIGYARVSTSEQDLRLQLDALKKHDNPKDLIFTDKASGAKEDRRGLEACLAELREGDALLVWRLDRLGRSIRHRIPFHLRRSHQLRVRQRRTYPEGFHGTPHFVRFAKHRCFDRS, from the coding sequence ATGGCTGACGAAAACGAGAACATCTGCGGCCGCACCATCGGATACGCTCGCGTGTCAACTTCCGAGCAGGACTTACGCCTTCAGCTTGATGCTTTGAAGAAACATGACAATCCGAAGGACTTGATCTTCACCGACAAGGCATCGGGAGCGAAGGAGGATCGCCGGGGACTGGAAGCCTGTCTTGCTGAACTTCGCGAAGGCGACGCATTGCTGGTCTGGCGTCTCGATCGACTTGGGCGATCGATTCGGCATCGGATTCCGTTCCATCTGCGACGTAGCCATCAACTCCGAGTCCGCCAGCGACGAACTTATCCTGAAGGCTTTCATGGCACCCCGCACTTTGTGCGATTTGCCAAACATCGATGCTTTGATCGAAGTTGA